A single Bifidobacterium scardovii JCM 12489 = DSM 13734 DNA region contains:
- the clpB gene encoding ATP-dependent chaperone ClpB has product MEQKFTTMAQEVVGDAIQSAAAAGNAQVETLHVMDALLRQENGVIQGLIQAAGGNPQAIGAAVRNALVALPSASGSTTSQPQASRQLTAALAQAEKEMQQMGDEYVSTEHLLIGIAASAPNQSADILKANGVTPEALRKAVPSVRGGAKVTSPDAEGSYKALEKYSTDLTAAAKEGKLDPVIGRDQEIRRVIQILSRRTKNNPVLIGEPGVGKTAVVEGLAQRIVAGDVPTTLQNKKLISLDLGSMVAGSKYRGEFEERLKAVLNEIKNADGQIITFIDEIHTIVGAGAAEGSMDAGNMLKPMLARGELRLIGATTLDEYRENIEKDPALERRFQQVFVGEPSVEDTIAILRGLKQRYEAHHKVTIGDDALVAAATLSNRYISGRQLPDKAIDLVDEAAAHLRMELDSSPEEIDELQRRVTRYEMEEMQLKKAEDPASKERLEKLQNELANAREKLSGLKARWDAEKAGHNKVGDLRAQLDAKRVEADKFTREGNLAEASRILYGEIPAIQKQLDAAERAADEEGENAAKSEPMVPDHVDADSVAGIVAEWTGIPVGRLMQGENEKLLTMESYLGKRVIGQKEAIQAVSDAVRRSRAGISDPNRPTGSFLFLGPTGVGKTELAKALADFLFDDEKAMVRIDMSEYMEKASVSRLIGAAPGYVGYEEGGQLTEAVRRRPYSVVLFDEVEKANPEVFDVLLQVLDDGRLTDGQGRTVDFKNTILIMTSNLGSQFLVNPDLDADAKKKAVMDAVHMQFKPEFINRLDELVIFHPLTREELGGIVDIQVKQVASRLTDRRISLDVTDTAREWLANTGYDPAYGARPLRRLVQTEVGDQLARMLLAGQVHDGDTVLVDQTGGEHLALSVMPEDPLAGSDGSDGSDGDVHVDSVTTD; this is encoded by the coding sequence ATGGAACAGAAGTTCACCACCATGGCGCAGGAAGTCGTCGGCGACGCGATTCAGAGCGCTGCCGCCGCCGGCAATGCGCAGGTTGAGACGCTGCATGTGATGGATGCACTGCTGCGTCAGGAAAACGGGGTTATCCAGGGGCTGATCCAGGCCGCTGGCGGCAATCCGCAGGCGATCGGCGCCGCGGTGCGCAACGCGCTGGTCGCGCTGCCGAGCGCGAGCGGGTCGACCACCTCGCAGCCGCAGGCCAGCCGCCAGCTGACCGCGGCGCTCGCGCAGGCCGAAAAGGAAATGCAGCAGATGGGCGACGAATACGTATCCACCGAGCATCTGCTCATCGGCATCGCCGCGTCCGCACCGAACCAGTCGGCCGACATCCTGAAGGCCAACGGCGTCACGCCCGAGGCGCTGCGCAAGGCCGTGCCGTCCGTGCGCGGCGGCGCGAAGGTCACCAGCCCGGATGCGGAAGGCTCCTACAAGGCGCTGGAGAAGTATTCGACCGATCTGACCGCGGCCGCGAAGGAAGGCAAGCTCGACCCGGTGATCGGCCGTGACCAGGAGATCCGCCGCGTCATCCAGATCCTGAGCCGCCGCACCAAGAACAACCCGGTGCTGATCGGCGAGCCCGGCGTCGGCAAGACCGCCGTCGTGGAGGGGCTGGCGCAGCGTATCGTCGCGGGCGACGTGCCGACCACGCTGCAGAACAAGAAGCTCATCAGCCTCGATCTGGGGTCGATGGTGGCCGGATCCAAGTATCGTGGCGAGTTCGAGGAACGCCTCAAGGCGGTGCTCAACGAGATCAAGAACGCGGACGGCCAGATCATCACCTTCATCGACGAGATCCACACGATCGTCGGCGCCGGTGCTGCCGAAGGCTCGATGGACGCCGGCAACATGCTCAAGCCGATGCTGGCCCGCGGCGAGCTGCGCCTGATCGGCGCGACCACGCTGGACGAATACCGCGAGAACATCGAGAAGGACCCGGCCCTTGAGCGTCGTTTCCAGCAGGTGTTCGTGGGCGAGCCGTCCGTCGAGGACACGATCGCCATCCTGCGCGGCCTGAAGCAGCGCTACGAGGCTCACCACAAGGTGACGATCGGCGACGATGCGCTGGTCGCGGCCGCCACGCTGTCCAACCGGTACATCTCCGGCCGTCAGCTGCCTGATAAGGCCATCGATCTGGTCGATGAGGCAGCAGCCCACCTGCGTATGGAGCTCGACTCCTCCCCGGAGGAGATCGACGAGCTGCAGCGCAGGGTCACGCGGTACGAGATGGAGGAGATGCAGCTCAAGAAGGCCGAGGACCCGGCCTCCAAGGAGCGGCTGGAGAAGCTGCAGAACGAGCTGGCGAACGCGCGCGAGAAGCTGAGCGGCCTGAAGGCCCGTTGGGATGCGGAGAAGGCCGGCCACAACAAGGTCGGCGACCTGCGCGCCCAGCTCGACGCCAAGCGCGTCGAGGCGGACAAGTTCACCCGCGAGGGCAACCTCGCCGAGGCGAGCCGTATCCTGTACGGCGAGATCCCGGCCATCCAGAAGCAACTGGACGCGGCCGAGCGCGCCGCCGACGAGGAAGGCGAGAACGCCGCGAAGAGCGAGCCGATGGTCCCCGACCATGTGGACGCCGACTCGGTGGCGGGTATCGTCGCCGAATGGACCGGCATCCCCGTCGGCCGCCTGATGCAGGGCGAAAACGAGAAGCTGCTCACCATGGAGAGCTACCTCGGCAAGCGCGTGATCGGCCAGAAGGAAGCCATCCAGGCCGTGTCCGACGCGGTGCGTCGTTCGCGCGCCGGCATCTCGGATCCGAACCGCCCGACCGGTTCGTTCCTGTTCCTCGGCCCGACCGGCGTGGGCAAGACCGAGCTTGCCAAGGCGCTCGCCGACTTCCTGTTCGACGACGAGAAGGCCATGGTGCGCATCGATATGAGCGAGTACATGGAGAAGGCCTCCGTGTCCCGCCTGATCGGCGCCGCGCCGGGCTACGTCGGCTACGAGGAGGGCGGCCAGCTGACCGAGGCCGTGCGTCGCCGCCCGTATTCGGTGGTGCTGTTCGACGAGGTCGAGAAGGCCAACCCGGAAGTCTTCGACGTGCTGCTGCAGGTGCTTGACGACGGGCGCCTGACCGATGGTCAGGGCCGGACCGTGGACTTCAAGAACACGATCCTGATCATGACCTCGAACCTGGGTTCGCAGTTCCTGGTCAACCCGGATCTGGACGCGGACGCCAAGAAGAAGGCCGTGATGGACGCCGTGCACATGCAGTTCAAGCCGGAGTTCATCAACCGCCTGGACGAGCTGGTCATCTTCCACCCGCTCACCCGTGAGGAGCTGGGCGGCATCGTGGACATCCAGGTCAAGCAGGTCGCCTCGCGCCTGACCGATCGCCGTATCTCGCTCGACGTGACCGACACGGCCCGCGAGTGGCTGGCCAACACCGGCTACGATCCGGCGTACGGCGCCCGTCCGCTGCGCCGCTTGGTGCAGACCGAGGTCGGCGACCAGCTGGCCCGCATGCTGTTGGCCGGCCAGGTGCACGACGGCGACACGGTGCTGGTCGACCAGACCGGCGGCGAGCACCTCGCCCTGAGCGTGATGCCCGAGGATCCGCTGGCCGGCTCCGACGGTTCCGATGGCTCCGATGGCGACGTCCACGTCGACAGCGTGACCACGGACTGA